Part of the Catalinimonas alkaloidigena genome is shown below.
AGAAGCAAAGGCCGAAGAGAGTAGTAAAGAAGAGAAAGAATAAAAAAAGCAGGCCAAAAGCCTGCTTTCTCATTATATGCCAGCTCAATCTCCTCTGGCGGAGGAAAAAGCCCTTTTACCATTAAAGGTGTAGAGGTTTTCTGTTTTGATAAAGTCAAACTTAGCATCTTCGTGCAGGCGACGAAGCAGATCCAGAATTTGTGCATGGCTCACCAGTCCATCTTCTGCTTCAGATGATACGAAGCGACAGCGCCAGTGATCAGTAGCAAAAGTTTCTGGTTTACCTTCAGGATACACTTTAACACCACGGTTGGTGATCATATCCAGTTTTAGGCTGTTACCACTTACTGCTTCCAGTTTTTTACCCAATACCTGGGGATCTCTGTTGTCTTCTTTCCAGTCTAGAAATACATCCACACCGATTAATTCCTTCTTCAGGCTGGGATCAGAAGGGGTAGTCTGATGCAATTTGCTTCCCTTTACCGGCTTAAACTCAGCAGGTTTTAACTGCTTTGGTATTTTGCCCAGGTTGCCAATTACAGCTTTGGCAAAGCCTTGTGTACCAACAATTTCAGTACTGGAACCGGGGCGGTAGATATCCGCGGTATGTATGCCGTCTTCCATCGTCTTGAGCCAGGCATTATTGATATCAGTTGCGATATCCGGTTGTCCGATATGCACCAGCATCATGATGGCAGCATTAATCAGACCGGAGGGGTTGGCAATATCTTTACCGGCAATGGGAGGGGCCGAACCATGAATAGCTTCAAACATCGCACAGATTTCTCCTACATTGGCAGAGCCACCTAAACCTACCGAGCCGGCAATCTGGGCAGCGATATCAGAAATAATATCGCCATAGAGGTTCAGTGTAACCACAACATCCAGTGTCTCCGGCTTATCAGCAAGAATAGCAGACCCGATATCAATGATCATGTGATCTTTCTCAATCTCAGGGTACTCCTCACCAATTTCGTTAAAAATTCGGTGAAAAAGACCGTCAGCGAGCTTCATGATATTATCTTTTGTGAAACAAGTGACCTTTTTGCGGTTATAAGCCTTCGCATACTCAAAAGCGTAGCGAATGATTTTCTCACAACCCGGACGACTGATCAGTTTAAGGCTTTGTACAACTTCCTCGGTCTGCTGGTGTTCAATCCCTGCGTACAAATCTTCCTCATTTTCCCGTATGATCACCATATCCAGCGCATTATGGCGGGTGGCTACATAAGGGCTGTAGGAACGACAGGGACGTACATTGGCATATAAGCCCAGGGTAGTACGGGTAGTTACATTCAGGGATTTAAAACCTCCTCCCTGAGGAGTGGTGATGGGAGCCTTGAGGAAAACCTGTGTTTCTCGCAGAGAGTCCCAGGATGAGGGTTCAATACCCGCGGGATTGCCTTGCTTAAAAACCTTTTCTCCTATATCTATAACTTGTGGATCTATCTGTGCTCCAGCAGCATCCAGTATATTAAGTGTAGCTTTCATGATTTCAGGCCCGATGCCATCGCCATATGCTACAGTAATTTTTTTCTTCTCAGGCATAAAAAAGTAATTTTGGTTAGCGTGATGAAATAAGTAAAGTGGCTCTATATGTTAGCCTAAAGTAAAACTATATAGCTTAAAAAAACAGTATAGAGCAGGCTAAATGCAATAAATATGTGTAAATCGTAATACTTTAACATATTTACTCCATGTGAGTTTGAGCAGGCAATAAATAAGATATATCTGGATAATTGAGAAGGTAGCTTTTGAGTTTACTATACCACCTGTTATATTTGGGCAAAACATAAGGTATTGAGATGACGAACTTTAAGTTTCTCACGACTACCCTGAATGAGGGTATATTAACCATCACTATCAGTCGGGCAGATAAGATGAACGCGCTGAACAAAGCTACCCTTGAGGAATTAGGCGAGGCTTTTCAGGAAGTGTATGACGAGAAAGATATCAAAGGAATTATTGTTACAGGGGAAGGCGAGAAAGCATTTGCCGCTGGCGCAGACATAGCCGAAATCGCGGAACTTAATGAGCTTAACGGTAGAAAATTTTCTGAAATTGGCCAGGAAGTATTTGCTCTGATAGAAAAATGTGATAAGCCGGTGATTGCAGCAGTACATGGTTTTGCTTTGGGAGGAGGTTGTGAATTGGCTATGGCTTGCCATCTTAGGGTTGTGTCCAGCAATGCCGTATTTGGGCAGCCGGAGGTGAACTTAGGCTTGATTCCTGGTTTCGGAGGTACACAGAGATTGACTCAACTGGTAGGCAAAGGCAGAGCTTTGGAAATGATGATGACTGCTGATACTATTTCTGCTGAAAAGGCAAAAGAGTATGGTTTGGCAAATTTTCTTGTCAGTGATAAGAAAGAGTTAATGGAGTTTTCTCTTCGTTTAATGAAGAAAATACTGTCAAAAGCACCACTTGCCATCGGCATGGTAATAGACTGCGTAAATGCGGCATTTGCCGGAGATGAAAATGGCTATCAGACAGAAGCCAATAGTTTTGCTGCCTGTTGTAAATCAAGCGATTTTGAAGAAGGAACGCAGGCATTTCTTACCAAGCGTGAAGCACACTTTACCGGAGAGTAATTTAGCAGGGTACGTTGTTTGCAGGGCAGTAGTAAAAATTAATTTTTACTACTGATGCGCTTTTCCACTCTATGAATCCACTTAAAAAACTGGCTGGACAAACTGCCCTCTATGGTGGAAGCACCATATTAGGGAGGCTACTCAGCTATGCTCTTGTGCCACTGCATACCGCAGTCTTTGAAGATACTGCACAGTATGGTGCAGTTACTGAGTTTTATGCCTATGTGGCTTTTCTCAATATCTTTTATACCTATGGTATGGAGACCGCATTCTTTCGCTTTATTACTCGGCATAAAGGTGATATGGTAAGTATGCAGAAGGTATACAGCTCAGCCGTAACGGCGATCTTATCCACCAGTATTTTATTTTCCGGTATCATTATTGGTTTTTCCGGCGGAATCGCGGACTTGATCGGCTATCCGGAAAGCAGTCAGATCATTATCTGGTTGGCACTGATTATGTTTACCGATGCAGTAGTAGCTGTCCCCTACGCAAAACTAAGACAGGAAAACAGGCCCCTGATGTTTGCGGTTACCAAGGTATCCAGTATCGTGCTAACGGTTTTGCTTAACTTGTTTTTCCTGCTGCTTTTACCCAAAATACATACTCACTCACCTATTCTGGAAGCCATGTATTTTCCTGAGATGGGAGTGGCCTATGTTTTTTTAGCTAATTTGATTGGTAATGCGGTGATTCCGCTTTTCTTATGGCGTACTCTTTCAGAAGTAAGACTGAGCATTGATTGGCCAGTATTTAGGCAGATGCTTATTTATGGATATCCTATACTTATTATGGGGCTGGGAGGAATGATCAATGAAAATATCGATAAGCTCTTGCTCAGTGATTTGCTACCGGAAGACTTTTATCCTGATATGACCCCTAAAGAGGCTTTGGGAGCTTACGGTGCCTGTTTTAAGATTAGTGTTTTGATGACATTAGCAGTGCAGGCATTTCGCTACGCTGGTGAACCTTTCTTCTTTTCTCAGGCAGAGAATAAAGAAGCGCCGGAGCTCTTTGCCAAGGTGATGCACTACTTCACTCTATTGAGCATATTGATTTTGTTGGGTGTCAGTGTTAATCTGGAACTTATAGGTTCAATTTTTCTTCGCAGCCCAGGTTATCTGGATGCGCTTGTCGTCGTACCTTTTCTCTTGTTTGCAAAGTTACTCTTCGGCATTTATAATAACCTCACAGTCTGGTTTAAGCTGACTGACAGAACCAAGTACGGGACTTATTTTAGTGTATTAGGTGCTGCGATCACATTGGCTGGCAATTTTGTGCTAATACCTTATATAGGTTATTTGGGGTGCGCAGTAGCGAGTATTGCATGCTATCTCGTCATGTGTATTGTCTGCTACACATACGGACAAAAATATTACCCTATTCCTTACGACTTTAAGCCAAGCCTTATATATGCTATCGTGGCTTTGGTTATGGTTTATGTCTCTTTTCAGGTTAACCTCAATAACCCTTTACTTGAAAATACTTTAAATATAAGTGCAGTGCTTCTGTTTATGGCTGTGACCTTTTTGGTGGAAAGAAAAAGGCTTACTCACCGAAGTATTTCTTAACTTGTTCCGAAAAATTAAAAATATAAACCTTACAATAATTTATCTAATCGTTACAAAAATTGATGAAAGTAAGAATTATCAACCAATCTGACCAACCTCTTCCTGCTTATCAGACTGCGCATGCAGCCGGTATGGACTTACATGCTGATATTAAGGAAAAAGTAACTTTGAAACCTTTAGAAAGAGCATTGGTAGGAACAGGGCTATATATTGAGTTGCCGGTTGGCTTTGAGGCACAAATTCGTCCACGAAGCGGCATGGCTTACAAGCATGGGATCACCGTGCTGAATAGCCCTGGCACAATTGATGCTGACTACAGAGGAGAAATCAAGGTGCTGCTGGTTAATATTTCTAATGATACCTTTACCATTGATCACGGTGATAGAATTGCCCAAATGGTAGTCGCTCCTCATGCGCAGGTAGAGTGGGAAGAGACCAACAAGCTTAGCGACACTGACAGAGGTGTAGGTGGCTATGGCAGTACCGGGATTAATATTAAGTAAAGCAGTGAAGAAACACTAAAATCCACAAAGCGTGAAAATTATTGTACCTATGGCCGGTATGGGCAAGCGTATGCGCCCCCATACACTTACCATTCCCAAACCATTGATTCCAATTGCCGGAAAGCCTATCGTTCACCGTTTGGTAGAGGATATCGCAAAAGTGGTGAATGAGCCTGTTGCTGAAGTAGGTTTTGTCATCAACCGGAGTTTTGGGGAAGAAGTAGAAAACAGTCTTAAAGAAGTTGCCGGCACGATAGGGGCGTCAGGCAAAATATACTATCAGGATGAGCCACTGGGTACAGCCCATGCCTTGTACTGTGCTAAGGATATGCTGGAAGGCAATGTAATCGTTGCCTATGCAGATACCTTATTCAAAGCGGAATTTACGCTGGATAAAGAACAGGATGGAATTGTCTGGGTACATAAAGTCAAAGACCCAGCTGCTTTTGGCGTAGTAAAGCTGGATGATGACCAGGTCATTACCGGCTTTGTAGAGAAACCTGCCACCTATGTATCTGATCTGGCTATCATTGGAATTTACTACTTCAAAGACGGGGCTTTTCTGAAGCGGGAGCTTCAGTATTTAATTGATAATAATATCATGAACTCCGGTGAGTACCAGATTACCAACGCATTGGATAATATGAAAAATAAGGGGGTTCGCTTTGTGCCTGGTCAGGTAGATGAATGGCTGGACTGTGGAAATAAAGATGCGACCGTATATACCAACCAAAGATACCTGGAGTATATCAAGGATTCTCTTGCTAATCCAGATACTGCCGGTATGGAGAACTCTGCGATCATTCCTCCTGTTTATATCGGTAAAAATGTAAAGATTACTAATTCTGTTATTGGTCCTTATGTGTCTATAGGAGATGGAACAAGAATTAAAAACTCAAGGATTCGTAACTCTATATTGCAAACCAATACGATGGTGGATAATGCCAATCTTGAAAATTCTATGCTGGGTAATCATGTTACACTTAAGCTCAGCTCGTCTGACCTGAGCATAGGAGATTATAACTCAGTGGTTGAAAATATGCACTAGCAACAGAATAATCTTTAGGTTTTTGAAAAACTTGAAATAGAAAGTATATTAAATTCGTTTATAATCTTATATGAAAGCCAGATTTGTTATAGTCTGGTTTTATTTCATCGTCATGCCGGGCGATCTTAAAAACGCTTAATTACATTGAATATGCCAATTGGAAGTCATCTTTCGCGAGTCCTGTTTTTGCTGATAGCAGTAGTTCTTTCCTTTAGCGCTGAAGAGGTGGTTGCGCAAAAGAAAAAGAAATCCAGCCGTGAAGAAAGAAAAGTTAGAGAGGCAACTTTTTATTTTACTGAAGGAGTAAAATATTACATCCTTAGTGAGCCTGACTTTGATTCCGAAAATATGGACCGGGCGTTGATGCTTTTTAAGAAATCACTTGAAAGTGATGCTGACAATGCTACCGCATATTTCAAAATAGCAACCATCCTGGCAGGTAGAGGTGATCTGGATAATGCATTATCCAACGCTAACAAAGCGATGGAACTGGATCCTGAAAACCCTTATTTCTACACCCTTACGGCAGACATCCTTACCCGCAAGTCTAATTTTGCCGAGGCTGCTCAGATATACGAGCGTTTAATCGCAAATCTTGATGATACGGACGAATACCTTTTTGACCTGGCAGCTATTTATCTTTATCAGGGGGACTATGAGCAGGGACTGGAAGTTTATAACCAGGCAGAAAAGGTATTCGGAGTTAATCCTGAAGTCACGCGGGCAAAACAACAAATTTACCTGAAACTCAACAAGCTAGATAAAGCCATAGAAGAGGGGGAAAAGCTGGTGCAAACCTATCCTGGAGAAGTAAGCTATGTCATGGCCTTAGCAGAGATATTTGTTTCAAATGATAGAGAGAAAGATGCTATTCCATATCTGGAGGGACTTTTAGAAGTGTCTCCTAACAATCCGGAAGCTCGGTTGATGCTTTCTAAAATCTATCAGCAGACAGGCAGTGGAGAACAGGCTACCGAAAGTATGGAAGTGGCTTTTGCAAATCCGGACCTGAGCCTTAAGCTCAAATTGGATTTGATTGCTAAACACATCAGAGAGTTGCCAAATGCAGATACCGAAATAATGCTCCATGCACTTACTGATTTACTGATTGAAACCCACCCGGAAGAGGCGGATGCTTATGTAATCAAAGGAGATTTTCTGAATGCCATCAAAGATAGTGAAGGTGCAAGAGATAACTACCTGAAATCTCTGGAGTATGAAGATACTAACTTTAACGTCTGGCAAAACCTGCTGACCATTGAGTTTCAGGATCTGCAAGATACTGAAAGCGTGATTGAGCATTCAGAGTCCGCATTAGAGCTTTTCCCTAACCAGGCAGTAATTTACTTCTACAATGGTGCAGCAAATTCTGTAGCTAAAAACTATGATGAGGCTGCCTATGCGTTAGAACAGAGTAAGCGATTGGCTAATAACGATGAATTGGCTAAGTATAGTAATATGTACCTGGGAGATGTCTACAATGAAATGAAAGACTATAAAAAGTCCGAACAAGCTTATGAGACAGTACTAAAACTGGATCCTACCAATGACTATGTGTTAAATAATTATAGCTACTTCCTGGCCTTGCGTCAGGAAAAACTGGATTATGCCGATAAGCTTTCTACAAGACTATTGGAACTTAATCCGGAGAATGCCAATTACCTTGACACCCGTGCTTGGGTACTCTATAAGCGAGGAGAATTTAAGCAGGCTCGTAAACTTTTAGAAAAAGCCATAGAGAACAATGATGAAAGTGGCGTAATTGTAGAGCACTACGGGGATGTGTTATTCAAGCTGGGAGAAGTAGACCAGGCGGTGAAGCAGTGGATGAAAGCCAAAGGCATGGATGATACTTCAGAATTAATTGACAAAAAAATTGCGGACAGAAAGCTGTATGAATAAAAACACACTCATTTTATTTTTTTGCCTTAGTTTCATTTTCGCGGCTTGCAGCAAAAAAACACTAAGCTTCAAAGATGCTGAAATTGCTGAAGAATTTGCAGTCAATGATCTCGTGTTTGAGTATCTGACTACCAATAGTAAAATTAAGTTTAGCAATGACGGTAAGAACCTGAGTGCTACCGCAAACATTCGTTTGAAAAAGGATAGCATCATTTGGGTTTCCATCACTCCAGGCTTTGGTATTGAAGCAGCCCGGGGGTTAATTACCAAAGATTCTTTGATCTTTATCAACCGCATGAATAAAGAGTACTCAGCCTATAATTTTAAGGAGCTGAGCGAAAAATTTAATTTTAATATCAATTTTGAGCTTCTGCAATCCGTATTGCTGGGTGATATGCCGGTAGCACCGGATGATGAGGATCTGGTGAAAAAAGAAAGTAACTATTATATAGTAAAACAGGAAAAAGGACCGATCACTATTAATAACTTCGTTGATGCCAGAAGTCTGAAGCTTGAGCGTGTAGCGATGCAGGATAGAAGCAAAGAGGAAGCTTTTGGTAAAACCCGCACGCGAAATAACACGCTCACCTTGAAATACAATGATTTTAAGATGCTTAGTGAACAAGTTTTCCCCTATGAAAACCTTGTATCGCTAAACTATCAGCGTGATGGAAAAAAACGTAAAACAGAGATTGAAATTCAGCATAAAAAAGCAAACATTACCGATGAAGCGCTCCGTTTCCCTTTCTCTGTACCGGAAAAGTATGTTCAAAAGTAAGCGCTATCAAGTCAGCATGCTTATCATGCTACTGTGTACTTTGTTCGGGCAATCTGCTCTCCTGGCTCAGACTACCCCCAAGCGTTCTCAGCTTGAACAGGAAAAAAAAGTAACTTTACAGAAAATAAAAGAGGCGCAGCAGATCCTCACTGAAACATCTTCTCGTAAAAAAACCAGCCTGGGTCAGTTGAACGCAATCAATCGTCAAATTGAAGCCCGGGAGGCCTTAATAACGTCTATCAACGAAGAACTGGCCCTTCTGAAAAGTCAGATCCGTGAGATTACCGGAGTAATAGAAGCCCTGGAAGATGATTTGGTGAGGTTGAAAAAGGAATATGCCTATATGGTATACGCAACCAGTAAAACAAGCAACAGCTACGATCGGCTGATGTTCATTTTCTCAGCCTCTACCTTCAATCAGATGTTTATGCGAATCAAGTATATGCAGCAGTACGCTGAGGCCCGTAAAAATCAGGTAGAACAAATCCAGAAGGTAAAACAAACGCTGACCAACCAGCGAAGTACCCTGGAAGGTAAAGAGATGGAACAGCAGGTGCTTCTGGATCAGCAGGTAATGGCCAACAAAGACCTCCTGGCTTTGAAAACAAAGCAGCGTTCGGTAGTAAGGGATCTTAATCAGCAGGAGGCCGAATTGAGGAAAGAACTTGCGCAGCGCCAAAAAGATGTGGAAGAGCTTGATAAACTGATTGCTAACCTGATACGCAAAGAAATAGAAAAGAGCAATAAAGACAAAACCTCCGACAGAGTAGCACTAACTTCATCTAATGAAAAGGTATCAGTTTCTTTCGCTCAAAGCAAAAACAGTCTTACCTGGCCGGTCAATTCGGGTTTTATCTCTCAAAAATTTGGTCGTAATCCCCATCCCATCATGAAAAATATCATGGTGCCTAATGATGGCGTAGATATACAAACTATCCAAAATGCCGAGGTAAAAGCTGTATTTGATGGAATTGTCAAAGCAATTACGCCTATACCCGAACCAGGAGATCTGAAAGCAGTCATTATGCAACATGGAGAGTATTTTACCGTCTATTCACGCCTTAAAGAAGTCAATGTGAAGACCGGACAAGCACTTAAAGCTTCGGATTCAGTAGGCATGGTATATACTGATGGAAATGGCGTATCGATG
Proteins encoded:
- a CDS encoding NADP-dependent isocitrate dehydrogenase, with the translated sequence MPEKKKITVAYGDGIGPEIMKATLNILDAAGAQIDPQVIDIGEKVFKQGNPAGIEPSSWDSLRETQVFLKAPITTPQGGGFKSLNVTTRTTLGLYANVRPCRSYSPYVATRHNALDMVIIRENEEDLYAGIEHQQTEEVVQSLKLISRPGCEKIIRYAFEYAKAYNRKKVTCFTKDNIMKLADGLFHRIFNEIGEEYPEIEKDHMIIDIGSAILADKPETLDVVVTLNLYGDIISDIAAQIAGSVGLGGSANVGEICAMFEAIHGSAPPIAGKDIANPSGLINAAIMMLVHIGQPDIATDINNAWLKTMEDGIHTADIYRPGSSTEIVGTQGFAKAVIGNLGKIPKQLKPAEFKPVKGSKLHQTTPSDPSLKKELIGVDVFLDWKEDNRDPQVLGKKLEAVSGNSLKLDMITNRGVKVYPEGKPETFATDHWRCRFVSSEAEDGLVSHAQILDLLRRLHEDAKFDFIKTENLYTFNGKRAFSSARGD
- a CDS encoding enoyl-CoA hydratase/isomerase family protein yields the protein MTNFKFLTTTLNEGILTITISRADKMNALNKATLEELGEAFQEVYDEKDIKGIIVTGEGEKAFAAGADIAEIAELNELNGRKFSEIGQEVFALIEKCDKPVIAAVHGFALGGGCELAMACHLRVVSSNAVFGQPEVNLGLIPGFGGTQRLTQLVGKGRALEMMMTADTISAEKAKEYGLANFLVSDKKELMEFSLRLMKKILSKAPLAIGMVIDCVNAAFAGDENGYQTEANSFAACCKSSDFEEGTQAFLTKREAHFTGE
- a CDS encoding lipopolysaccharide biosynthesis protein encodes the protein MNPLKKLAGQTALYGGSTILGRLLSYALVPLHTAVFEDTAQYGAVTEFYAYVAFLNIFYTYGMETAFFRFITRHKGDMVSMQKVYSSAVTAILSTSILFSGIIIGFSGGIADLIGYPESSQIIIWLALIMFTDAVVAVPYAKLRQENRPLMFAVTKVSSIVLTVLLNLFFLLLLPKIHTHSPILEAMYFPEMGVAYVFLANLIGNAVIPLFLWRTLSEVRLSIDWPVFRQMLIYGYPILIMGLGGMINENIDKLLLSDLLPEDFYPDMTPKEALGAYGACFKISVLMTLAVQAFRYAGEPFFFSQAENKEAPELFAKVMHYFTLLSILILLGVSVNLELIGSIFLRSPGYLDALVVVPFLLFAKLLFGIYNNLTVWFKLTDRTKYGTYFSVLGAAITLAGNFVLIPYIGYLGCAVASIACYLVMCIVCYTYGQKYYPIPYDFKPSLIYAIVALVMVYVSFQVNLNNPLLENTLNISAVLLFMAVTFLVERKRLTHRSIS
- the dut gene encoding dUTP diphosphatase, which encodes MKVRIINQSDQPLPAYQTAHAAGMDLHADIKEKVTLKPLERALVGTGLYIELPVGFEAQIRPRSGMAYKHGITVLNSPGTIDADYRGEIKVLLVNISNDTFTIDHGDRIAQMVVAPHAQVEWEETNKLSDTDRGVGGYGSTGINIK
- a CDS encoding sugar phosphate nucleotidyltransferase, which gives rise to MKIIVPMAGMGKRMRPHTLTIPKPLIPIAGKPIVHRLVEDIAKVVNEPVAEVGFVINRSFGEEVENSLKEVAGTIGASGKIYYQDEPLGTAHALYCAKDMLEGNVIVAYADTLFKAEFTLDKEQDGIVWVHKVKDPAAFGVVKLDDDQVITGFVEKPATYVSDLAIIGIYYFKDGAFLKRELQYLIDNNIMNSGEYQITNALDNMKNKGVRFVPGQVDEWLDCGNKDATVYTNQRYLEYIKDSLANPDTAGMENSAIIPPVYIGKNVKITNSVIGPYVSIGDGTRIKNSRIRNSILQTNTMVDNANLENSMLGNHVTLKLSSSDLSIGDYNSVVENMH
- a CDS encoding tetratricopeptide repeat protein — protein: MPIGSHLSRVLFLLIAVVLSFSAEEVVAQKKKKSSREERKVREATFYFTEGVKYYILSEPDFDSENMDRALMLFKKSLESDADNATAYFKIATILAGRGDLDNALSNANKAMELDPENPYFYTLTADILTRKSNFAEAAQIYERLIANLDDTDEYLFDLAAIYLYQGDYEQGLEVYNQAEKVFGVNPEVTRAKQQIYLKLNKLDKAIEEGEKLVQTYPGEVSYVMALAEIFVSNDREKDAIPYLEGLLEVSPNNPEARLMLSKIYQQTGSGEQATESMEVAFANPDLSLKLKLDLIAKHIRELPNADTEIMLHALTDLLIETHPEEADAYVIKGDFLNAIKDSEGARDNYLKSLEYEDTNFNVWQNLLTIEFQDLQDTESVIEHSESALELFPNQAVIYFYNGAANSVAKNYDEAAYALEQSKRLANNDELAKYSNMYLGDVYNEMKDYKKSEQAYETVLKLDPTNDYVLNNYSYFLALRQEKLDYADKLSTRLLELNPENANYLDTRAWVLYKRGEFKQARKLLEKAIENNDESGVIVEHYGDVLFKLGEVDQAVKQWMKAKGMDDTSELIDKKIADRKLYE
- a CDS encoding DUF4292 domain-containing protein, producing the protein MNKNTLILFFCLSFIFAACSKKTLSFKDAEIAEEFAVNDLVFEYLTTNSKIKFSNDGKNLSATANIRLKKDSIIWVSITPGFGIEAARGLITKDSLIFINRMNKEYSAYNFKELSEKFNFNINFELLQSVLLGDMPVAPDDEDLVKKESNYYIVKQEKGPITINNFVDARSLKLERVAMQDRSKEEAFGKTRTRNNTLTLKYNDFKMLSEQVFPYENLVSLNYQRDGKKRKTEIEIQHKKANITDEALRFPFSVPEKYVQK
- a CDS encoding murein hydrolase activator EnvC family protein; this translates as MFKSKRYQVSMLIMLLCTLFGQSALLAQTTPKRSQLEQEKKVTLQKIKEAQQILTETSSRKKTSLGQLNAINRQIEAREALITSINEELALLKSQIREITGVIEALEDDLVRLKKEYAYMVYATSKTSNSYDRLMFIFSASTFNQMFMRIKYMQQYAEARKNQVEQIQKVKQTLTNQRSTLEGKEMEQQVLLDQQVMANKDLLALKTKQRSVVRDLNQQEAELRKELAQRQKDVEELDKLIANLIRKEIEKSNKDKTSDRVALTSSNEKVSVSFAQSKNSLTWPVNSGFISQKFGRNPHPIMKNIMVPNDGVDIQTIQNAEVKAVFDGIVKAITPIPEPGDLKAVIMQHGEYFTVYSRLKEVNVKTGQALKASDSVGMVYTDGNGVSMLQFQIWRNSQKLNPEAWLQKK